One Thomasclavelia spiroformis DSM 1552 DNA window includes the following coding sequences:
- a CDS encoding Fur family transcriptional regulator, protein MTKITRYSKQRELIYQNLKARCDHPTAESIYSDLKVDNPGLSLGTVYRNLNFLVATNKIRKLDVGQSTVHFDADLSAHHHFICNRCQQVFDIAYSENISNEVQKQTEHKIEKVELVFSGVCKKCLEIQKMEEN, encoded by the coding sequence ATGACAAAAATAACCAGATACTCAAAACAACGTGAACTAATATATCAAAATTTAAAAGCTAGATGTGATCATCCTACAGCAGAAAGTATCTATAGCGATTTAAAAGTAGATAATCCTGGATTAAGTTTAGGAACCGTTTATCGTAATTTAAATTTTTTAGTAGCCACAAATAAGATACGTAAATTAGATGTTGGTCAATCTACTGTACATTTTGATGCTGATCTTTCAGCACACCATCATTTTATTTGTAATCGCTGTCAACAAGTATTTGATATTGCTTATAGTGAAAATATTAGTAATGAAGTGCAAAAACAAACTGAACATAAAATTGAAAAAGTAGAACTTGTTTTCAGTGGTGTTTGCAAAAAATGTTTAGAAATTCAAAAAATGGAGGAAAATTAA
- the rbr gene encoding rubrerythrin, which translates to MTLKGTKTANNLMHAFAGESQARNRYTYYASIAKKEGFVQIQNIFLETANQEKEHAKRLMKFMNKDLAGETLYTDGNFPVLLGTTAENLKAAAAGENEEYTDMYPSFAKTAREEGFEEIATALESIAIAEKHHEARYLKLLEALENGTTFKRESPVVWKCNNCGFIYEGLEAPERCPACDHPKAHFEVNTFFLG; encoded by the coding sequence ATGACACTTAAAGGAACTAAAACAGCTAATAACTTAATGCATGCATTTGCAGGAGAAAGTCAAGCACGTAATCGCTATACTTATTATGCTTCAATTGCTAAAAAAGAAGGATTTGTACAAATTCAAAATATTTTCTTAGAAACAGCTAATCAAGAAAAAGAACATGCTAAAAGATTAATGAAATTCATGAATAAAGACTTAGCAGGTGAAACTTTATATACAGATGGAAACTTCCCTGTATTATTAGGAACTACTGCTGAAAACTTAAAAGCTGCTGCAGCTGGTGAAAACGAAGAATATACTGATATGTATCCAAGTTTTGCTAAAACTGCACGTGAAGAAGGATTCGAAGAAATTGCTACTGCTTTAGAAAGTATTGCAATTGCTGAAAAACATCATGAAGCTAGATACTTAAAATTACTTGAAGCTTTAGAAAATGGTACTACATTTAAGCGTGAATCACCTGTAGTATGGAAATGTAATAACTGTGGATTTATTTATGAAGGTTTAGAAGCACCTGAAAGATGTCCAGCATGTGATCATCCAAAAGCACATTTTGAAGTTAATACATTCTTTTTAGGATAA
- a CDS encoding helix-turn-helix domain-containing protein, whose amino-acid sequence MKINEIIKERRLELGYTQEQLGALLNLSSSAVNRWEKGNCYPDITILPILARILKTDLNTLLSFKEDLTDMEIGLFLNELANKEIDEAFLLAKNKIDEYPTCYKLLLNCALVLKGMLCIDDKQDDETYYPTIEKWILDSLKSDDLQIRNLAKSMMIDNYLKNNQLDLAKEMIESLPEQNVIDKRQKMVSLYRVQGENDLALKLTEEKLYQQISIILSLLIQMIEIAFEQNNEYAYNYYAKVYKQVGKCFDLANYLPYLGILQVAILKRDEKTSISILKKLFTVLFENENFLTSPLYSHLTIKANKQKLVKEAKDLLSTLLKDKDFDFLKENEDFIQMLKRI is encoded by the coding sequence ATGAAAATAAATGAAATTATTAAAGAAAGAAGATTAGAACTAGGTTATACTCAAGAACAACTTGGAGCTCTTTTAAATCTTTCATCTTCAGCAGTTAATCGTTGGGAAAAGGGAAATTGTTATCCTGATATTACGATATTACCTATTTTAGCTAGAATATTAAAAACTGATTTAAATACACTTTTATCTTTTAAAGAAGATTTAACAGATATGGAAATTGGATTGTTTTTAAATGAGCTTGCAAACAAAGAGATTGATGAGGCTTTTTTGTTAGCGAAAAATAAAATTGATGAATATCCAACTTGTTATAAGTTATTACTAAATTGTGCATTAGTCTTAAAAGGAATGTTATGTATTGATGATAAACAAGATGACGAAACTTATTATCCAACGATTGAAAAATGGATATTAGATTCTTTAAAAAGCGATGATTTGCAAATCAGAAATTTAGCTAAATCAATGATGATAGATAATTATTTAAAAAACAACCAATTAGATTTGGCTAAAGAAATGATTGAAAGTTTACCAGAACAAAACGTGATTGATAAACGTCAAAAGATGGTTTCTTTATATCGAGTACAAGGAGAGAATGATCTTGCACTAAAATTAACTGAAGAAAAATTATATCAGCAAATTTCAATTATTTTATCATTATTAATCCAAATGATTGAAATAGCATTTGAACAAAATAATGAATATGCTTATAATTATTATGCTAAAGTATATAAACAAGTAGGAAAATGTTTTGATTTAGCCAATTATTTACCGTATTTAGGAATATTACAAGTTGCAATTTTAAAAAGAGATGAAAAAACGAGTATTTCAATTTTAAAGAAATTGTTTACTGTTTTATTTGAAAATGAAAATTTTCTTACTTCACCACTTTATTCACATTTAACAATTAAAGCTAATAAACAAAAACTTGTAAAAGAGGCTAAAGACTTACTTTCTACTTTATTAAAAGATAAAGATTTTGATTTTTTAAAAGAAAATGAAGATTTTATACAAATGTTGAAAAGAATCTAG